One Labeo rohita strain BAU-BD-2019 chromosome 12, IGBB_LRoh.1.0, whole genome shotgun sequence genomic region harbors:
- the mpp2b gene encoding MAGUK p55 subfamily member 2b isoform X2, with the protein MAGSLYNRMSLEEIGSISSLEGPGAMQSLLDTLSDSTSSTTANDLDLIFLKGIMESPVSREHYEEPKLEAVRDNNVELVQDILRDLTTLTPHSQAAHELACILKEPHFQSLLETHDSVASKSYETPPPSPCAFMDPALNNQPVPPDAVRMVGIRKVSGEHLGVTFRVEGGELVIARILHGGMIDQQGLLHVGDIIKEVNGKEVGSDPKVLQNMLKESSGSVVLKILPSYQEPHTPRQAFVKCHFDYDPSHDNLIPCKEAGLKFSSGDILQIFNQEDPNWWQACHLEGGSAGLIPSQLLEEKRKAFVKRDLELSSTGIGGKKKKKMMYLTTKNAEFDRHELRIYEEVAKVPPFRRKTLVLIGAQGVGRRSLKNKLLVSDPHRYGTTTPYTSRKPKVDEKEGQMYLFMSRSEMETDIKCGRFLEHGEYDGNLYGTKIDSIHEVVDSGKICILDVNPQALKVLRTAEFLPYVVFIEAPNFEVLKDMNRSAIEAGVVTKQLTDSELKRTVDESERIQRAYSHYFDLSIVNDNLDGAYRSLRRALDRLNTDHQWVPVSWVF; encoded by the exons CAATGCAGAGTCTTCTAGACACCTTGAGTGACAGCACCAGCTCCACCACAGCCAATGACTTGGACCTCATCTTCCTGAAAGGAATCATGGAGAGTCCAGTG TCTCGTGAACACTATGAAGAGCCGAAGCTGGAGGCGGTGAGGGACAATAATGTGGAGTTAGTGCAGGACATCCTGAGAGACCTCACCACCCTCACACCTCACAGTCAGGCGGCACATGAGCTCGCATGCATCCTCAAAGAGCCACACTTTCAG TCTTTACTTGAAACTCATGACTCTGTAGCTTCCAAAAGCTATGAGACTCCTCCTCCCAGCCCTTGTGCGTTTATGGACCCCGCGCTCAACAACCAGCCTGTGCCTCCTGATGCAGTCAGGATGGTGGGCATCCGCAAAGTGTCTGGAGAGCACTTG GGCGTGACGTTTCGTGTAGAGGGTGGAGAGCTGGTGATTGCTCGGATCCTGCACGGGGGCATGATTGATCAGCAGGGCCTGCTGCATGTGGGTGACATCATCAAAGAAGTGAACGGAAAAGAGGTGGGGAGTGACCCGAAGGTTCTCCAGAACATGCTGAAAGAATCCAGTGGTAGCGTTGTCCTCAAAATCCTCCCAAGTTACCAAGAACCACACACACCAAGACAG GCCTTTGTGAAGTGTCACTTTGACTATGACCCCTCTCATGACAACCTGATACCTTGTAAAGAAGCTGGACTCAAATTCAGCAGTGGAGACATCCTTCAGATCTTCAACCAGGAAGACCCTAACTGGTGGCAg GCGTGTCATCTGGAAGGAGGCAGTGCAGGCCTGATCCCCAGTCAGCTGCTAGAGGAGAAGAGAAAAGCATTTGTTAAGAGAGACCTGGAGCTCTCAAGCACAG GGATTGGGggtaagaagaagaagaagatgatgTACTTGACCACCAAGAATGCCG AGTTCGACCGACATGAGTTGAGGATCTACGAGGAAGTGGCCAAGGTGCCTCCGTTCCGCCGGAAGACGCTGGTTCTGATTGGAGCACAGGGTGTGGGTCGCCGCAGcttgaaaaataaacttttggTGTCGGACCCGCACCGTTACGGAACCACAACACCTT ATACATCTCGTAAACCCAAGGTGGATGAGAAGGAAGGGCAGATGTATCTGTTTATGTCTCGCAGCGAGATGGAAACTGACATCAAATGTGGGCGTTTTCTTGAACATGGAGAATATGACGGAAACCTGTATGGCACCAAGATCGACTCTATTCATGAGGTTGTGGACTCTGGCAAGATTTGCATTCTGGATGTCAATCCACAG GCACTCAAAGTTCTGCGAACAGCTGAGTTTCTTCCATATGTGGTGTTCATCGAAGCCCCAAACTTTGAGGttctgaaagacatgaacagatCTGCCATTGAGGCTGGTGTCGTGACTAAACAGCTGACG GACTCAGAGCTCAAACGGACAGTGGACGAAAGCGAAAGGATCCAGAGGGCGTACAGTCACTATTTTGACCTGAGCATTGTGAATGACAACCTGGACGGAGCCTACCGCAGCCTCAGGAGGGCGCTGGACAGACTCAACACAGACCACCAGTGGGTTCCTGTCAGCTGGGTCTTCTGA
- the mpp2b gene encoding MAGUK p55 subfamily member 2b isoform X3, with the protein MPVASASSDSAMQSLLDTLSDSTSSTTANDLDLIFLKGIMESPVSREHYEEPKLEAVRDNNVELVQDILRDLTTLTPHSQAAHELACILKEPHFQSLLETHDSVASKSYETPPPSPCAFMDPALNNQPVPPDAVRMVGIRKVSGEHLGVTFRVEGGELVIARILHGGMIDQQGLLHVGDIIKEVNGKEVGSDPKVLQNMLKESSGSVVLKILPSYQEPHTPRQAFVKCHFDYDPSHDNLIPCKEAGLKFSSGDILQIFNQEDPNWWQACHLEGGSAGLIPSQLLEEKRKAFVKRDLELSSTGPLCAGIGGKKKKKMMYLTTKNAEFDRHELRIYEEVAKVPPFRRKTLVLIGAQGVGRRSLKNKLLVSDPHRYGTTTPYTSRKPKVDEKEGQMYLFMSRSEMETDIKCGRFLEHGEYDGNLYGTKIDSIHEVVDSGKICILDVNPQALKVLRTAEFLPYVVFIEAPNFEVLKDMNRSAIEAGVVTKQLTDSELKRTVDESERIQRAYSHYFDLSIVNDNLDGAYRSLRRALDRLNTDHQWVPVSWVF; encoded by the exons CAATGCAGAGTCTTCTAGACACCTTGAGTGACAGCACCAGCTCCACCACAGCCAATGACTTGGACCTCATCTTCCTGAAAGGAATCATGGAGAGTCCAGTG TCTCGTGAACACTATGAAGAGCCGAAGCTGGAGGCGGTGAGGGACAATAATGTGGAGTTAGTGCAGGACATCCTGAGAGACCTCACCACCCTCACACCTCACAGTCAGGCGGCACATGAGCTCGCATGCATCCTCAAAGAGCCACACTTTCAG TCTTTACTTGAAACTCATGACTCTGTAGCTTCCAAAAGCTATGAGACTCCTCCTCCCAGCCCTTGTGCGTTTATGGACCCCGCGCTCAACAACCAGCCTGTGCCTCCTGATGCAGTCAGGATGGTGGGCATCCGCAAAGTGTCTGGAGAGCACTTG GGCGTGACGTTTCGTGTAGAGGGTGGAGAGCTGGTGATTGCTCGGATCCTGCACGGGGGCATGATTGATCAGCAGGGCCTGCTGCATGTGGGTGACATCATCAAAGAAGTGAACGGAAAAGAGGTGGGGAGTGACCCGAAGGTTCTCCAGAACATGCTGAAAGAATCCAGTGGTAGCGTTGTCCTCAAAATCCTCCCAAGTTACCAAGAACCACACACACCAAGACAG GCCTTTGTGAAGTGTCACTTTGACTATGACCCCTCTCATGACAACCTGATACCTTGTAAAGAAGCTGGACTCAAATTCAGCAGTGGAGACATCCTTCAGATCTTCAACCAGGAAGACCCTAACTGGTGGCAg GCGTGTCATCTGGAAGGAGGCAGTGCAGGCCTGATCCCCAGTCAGCTGCTAGAGGAGAAGAGAAAAGCATTTGTTAAGAGAGACCTGGAGCTCTCAAGCACAG GGCCTCTGTGTGCAGGGATTGGGggtaagaagaagaagaagatgatgTACTTGACCACCAAGAATGCCG AGTTCGACCGACATGAGTTGAGGATCTACGAGGAAGTGGCCAAGGTGCCTCCGTTCCGCCGGAAGACGCTGGTTCTGATTGGAGCACAGGGTGTGGGTCGCCGCAGcttgaaaaataaacttttggTGTCGGACCCGCACCGTTACGGAACCACAACACCTT ATACATCTCGTAAACCCAAGGTGGATGAGAAGGAAGGGCAGATGTATCTGTTTATGTCTCGCAGCGAGATGGAAACTGACATCAAATGTGGGCGTTTTCTTGAACATGGAGAATATGACGGAAACCTGTATGGCACCAAGATCGACTCTATTCATGAGGTTGTGGACTCTGGCAAGATTTGCATTCTGGATGTCAATCCACAG GCACTCAAAGTTCTGCGAACAGCTGAGTTTCTTCCATATGTGGTGTTCATCGAAGCCCCAAACTTTGAGGttctgaaagacatgaacagatCTGCCATTGAGGCTGGTGTCGTGACTAAACAGCTGACG GACTCAGAGCTCAAACGGACAGTGGACGAAAGCGAAAGGATCCAGAGGGCGTACAGTCACTATTTTGACCTGAGCATTGTGAATGACAACCTGGACGGAGCCTACCGCAGCCTCAGGAGGGCGCTGGACAGACTCAACACAGACCACCAGTGGGTTCCTGTCAGCTGGGTCTTCTGA
- the mpp2b gene encoding MAGUK p55 subfamily member 2b isoform X1 — MAGSLYNRMSLEEIGSISSLEGPGAMQSLLDTLSDSTSSTTANDLDLIFLKGIMESPVSREHYEEPKLEAVRDNNVELVQDILRDLTTLTPHSQAAHELACILKEPHFQSLLETHDSVASKSYETPPPSPCAFMDPALNNQPVPPDAVRMVGIRKVSGEHLGVTFRVEGGELVIARILHGGMIDQQGLLHVGDIIKEVNGKEVGSDPKVLQNMLKESSGSVVLKILPSYQEPHTPRQAFVKCHFDYDPSHDNLIPCKEAGLKFSSGDILQIFNQEDPNWWQACHLEGGSAGLIPSQLLEEKRKAFVKRDLELSSTGPLCAGIGGKKKKKMMYLTTKNAEFDRHELRIYEEVAKVPPFRRKTLVLIGAQGVGRRSLKNKLLVSDPHRYGTTTPYTSRKPKVDEKEGQMYLFMSRSEMETDIKCGRFLEHGEYDGNLYGTKIDSIHEVVDSGKICILDVNPQALKVLRTAEFLPYVVFIEAPNFEVLKDMNRSAIEAGVVTKQLTDSELKRTVDESERIQRAYSHYFDLSIVNDNLDGAYRSLRRALDRLNTDHQWVPVSWVF; from the exons CAATGCAGAGTCTTCTAGACACCTTGAGTGACAGCACCAGCTCCACCACAGCCAATGACTTGGACCTCATCTTCCTGAAAGGAATCATGGAGAGTCCAGTG TCTCGTGAACACTATGAAGAGCCGAAGCTGGAGGCGGTGAGGGACAATAATGTGGAGTTAGTGCAGGACATCCTGAGAGACCTCACCACCCTCACACCTCACAGTCAGGCGGCACATGAGCTCGCATGCATCCTCAAAGAGCCACACTTTCAG TCTTTACTTGAAACTCATGACTCTGTAGCTTCCAAAAGCTATGAGACTCCTCCTCCCAGCCCTTGTGCGTTTATGGACCCCGCGCTCAACAACCAGCCTGTGCCTCCTGATGCAGTCAGGATGGTGGGCATCCGCAAAGTGTCTGGAGAGCACTTG GGCGTGACGTTTCGTGTAGAGGGTGGAGAGCTGGTGATTGCTCGGATCCTGCACGGGGGCATGATTGATCAGCAGGGCCTGCTGCATGTGGGTGACATCATCAAAGAAGTGAACGGAAAAGAGGTGGGGAGTGACCCGAAGGTTCTCCAGAACATGCTGAAAGAATCCAGTGGTAGCGTTGTCCTCAAAATCCTCCCAAGTTACCAAGAACCACACACACCAAGACAG GCCTTTGTGAAGTGTCACTTTGACTATGACCCCTCTCATGACAACCTGATACCTTGTAAAGAAGCTGGACTCAAATTCAGCAGTGGAGACATCCTTCAGATCTTCAACCAGGAAGACCCTAACTGGTGGCAg GCGTGTCATCTGGAAGGAGGCAGTGCAGGCCTGATCCCCAGTCAGCTGCTAGAGGAGAAGAGAAAAGCATTTGTTAAGAGAGACCTGGAGCTCTCAAGCACAG GGCCTCTGTGTGCAGGGATTGGGggtaagaagaagaagaagatgatgTACTTGACCACCAAGAATGCCG AGTTCGACCGACATGAGTTGAGGATCTACGAGGAAGTGGCCAAGGTGCCTCCGTTCCGCCGGAAGACGCTGGTTCTGATTGGAGCACAGGGTGTGGGTCGCCGCAGcttgaaaaataaacttttggTGTCGGACCCGCACCGTTACGGAACCACAACACCTT ATACATCTCGTAAACCCAAGGTGGATGAGAAGGAAGGGCAGATGTATCTGTTTATGTCTCGCAGCGAGATGGAAACTGACATCAAATGTGGGCGTTTTCTTGAACATGGAGAATATGACGGAAACCTGTATGGCACCAAGATCGACTCTATTCATGAGGTTGTGGACTCTGGCAAGATTTGCATTCTGGATGTCAATCCACAG GCACTCAAAGTTCTGCGAACAGCTGAGTTTCTTCCATATGTGGTGTTCATCGAAGCCCCAAACTTTGAGGttctgaaagacatgaacagatCTGCCATTGAGGCTGGTGTCGTGACTAAACAGCTGACG GACTCAGAGCTCAAACGGACAGTGGACGAAAGCGAAAGGATCCAGAGGGCGTACAGTCACTATTTTGACCTGAGCATTGTGAATGACAACCTGGACGGAGCCTACCGCAGCCTCAGGAGGGCGCTGGACAGACTCAACACAGACCACCAGTGGGTTCCTGTCAGCTGGGTCTTCTGA